The sequence below is a genomic window from Lycium ferocissimum isolate CSIRO_LF1 chromosome 9, AGI_CSIRO_Lferr_CH_V1, whole genome shotgun sequence.
ATAGAATTCACAAACCAAACTAAGCACAATGACTCCTTGTGCTTTCTCGAGATAGTTTCGACTTCAAGTCCAAGCAAATCCATTTCGCTTTGTAGCTCTTTCCACAAACTTCCACTAAATCCAAATCATCATCAACCTTGGCTTTGCCtttcttgcctttcttggcTGCCTTGGATGACTTGGGTGTCTTGGCTCCCTTGGATGACTTGGGTGTCTTGGCTCCCTTCTTTAATGTAACTGTAGGAAGACCGAGAAGGAGCATGACACCTCGTCCGGTGATTATGGCAAACTCCTTGATGCCAAAACAAGGCGGCATGCCGGGAGTAGTTTATCCATATCTCATCGCCTTTCCGCAAATAATTCTTCGTTTGAGAAGACCATACACAATGGTCATTTGAAACCTTGCATTGTTGTCCTCAGGCAAATCTAGATACATGCCAAAACATGTGGCCCTGAAGAAATCCTCCAAGTCCTCCTCCTGAAGTATCTTCCTAAAGTAATCAACGGGCTTGCCCATGACTCGATTTTACAACAAGATCACCATTCAAATCACCTAGTTTATCCATTGGCATACCGCACCGAACTTCTCATATGCCGAAAGTTTTGACAACTTCATCGATGGAAGATACATCAATATCGTCCAAATAGAAGAATCGTCCCGATCGCCGACCTTTCAAAAGATGCAGTTTTATCctcttcattgtcatcattatttacatcatgttcttcttcttcttcttcattgttttcttcttcttctttatcttcttctctttcttcttcttcttctttatcttcttctttttcttcttctttttcttcggcttcttcttcttcttcttcttcttcttcttcttcttcttcttcttcttcttcttcttcttcttcttcttcttcttcttcttcttcttcttcttctttttcttcttgttcttctacttgatcttctttactttcttggcCAGAAACTCCTACTTGAGAGGTTTCCTGTTCAGCAGTTTGTTCAGAAAGAATATTTGCACATTTAAGCAAGATCATCTAATGATGCCCCCTTATATCTTTTACTAATCGTATATGatttctcccttttctttttcgtgAAGACATTTTATTTGCACACGAAAGTTATAAGCAAAAACACTTTCAATTGATTTGTGCACCAtttaaagtaaacaaataatgaatttttataACATTGAAGCATATATTGCAACAAGTGTGTAATATATTGGAACAACTCCATCATacgttccaacaacttaataaGTTGTTGCGACGGATTATCATCTGTTGGAAAATATCAATACGCTTGTTGCGGCTTCAAAGAATCTTGTATTGATTATTTCCAACAGACggataatctgttgcaacaactggcaaaagttgttggaacatatgATTGAGTTGTTCCAAACGGTATCAATCATTGAAACCATCGAAACGATTCTTTGCCACTTCCCAAGAATCGTTTTAACAATTTTCAACGATTTTAAATGTTGCAATAACATATTCACTTGCCGCAACAACCTCAACAATTTGTTTGGTTTTTACCAATAGATTAGAAATACATTTGTAACAGTTACTCggttgggtaaaaaaaaaaaaagggcaaggcCCTTTTTCCTAAGCCTTACAAGGACAACAACAAGACAACAACATCTATTTCACTGTCAGGGTGCAATCTCAGTGcattacaaacacacaacagtaaaaaattgaacaaaatacacagcAGTGCATAGACACACCCTGCCCatgttcttcctcttcttctttaaccaaaattaatcattttcgtacttttatttcaaaaccctaacttttgaacCAGAAAAAACATTTGTTtcaatacaaacacacaaccatcacaagttaaacaaaataaaccaaCCTCATAATCGTCAAACAAGTCTTTCAGATTCTTTAACAACTTACTCAACTTTACCGTTggacaaaatccaaaaaaaaattcaaccccTTTTTCAAAACCccaaggagaacaagaacaCAAACAAGTACCAAAAACCATAATTTCACAACCACATACACTATTTAACAACACGAAAACACCAACAAGTGGAACAAATAGAGCAAATACGGGTTTTGTAAGCCCAACAAGCCCTTTTTCGAACTCCCAAGGAGAAAGAGAACacaaacaacatcaaaaccGAATTTCACAACCACATACACTATTTACAAACACACAAAAACCCCAACAACTCGAACAAATACGGAAATAAGGGTTTCTCGAAGGATcgaacaacaaaataaataacattCGGACAAACCCatgttattcttcttcttctacgaccaaaatcatcattttctcattttgatttcaaaaccctaactttaaaagaagaaaatattgagCGATTTTACCCGAGAGAAATGGAGAGCGACGAGTTCGTTGTTGAGTTGCTTTTGCCAAGAGGTTGATGACGGTTTGAAGAAGCACATTTAGCAACTTGAGATCGATTCGTGGGTTTGAACTTGAAAGTTTGAAGCGGAGCAGATAGATGATCGTGTGTTTGAATGAAGCTTTGTGGTTTGATATGGACCACgatgttgagtttgaaataaatgGGGGGTTGGATTAAATGGTTTGAggtctttttgtattttataaaagattaacaagtttggcaaaatacattttcaaccccaattttcttaatcccaaatttaattaggTTTTGACTTAATGTGGTCCCTACAAGTCACCTTTAGTAATTTCCAAACTTAAACGACACCTTCAGTTAATTCTTCCACGTAACATGGTCCTTACCTAAAAACCTCTAACCGAACCAGTAGTATATCTAGTTAAAGAAAGGTAAGAGTGCTTCCTCTTCCTTGGTCACAAACCAGAAAGAGATCATAAAATCCGCCCCACCCCATAACGCCTTCTTCCCCGCCCCTCCTCCGCTGTCGTACTCATGTACTTAGCTcacagagagagagaaagagatgatTAATGGTTGAATCTGTGCATCGAAGATGATGAACATCACTCCCAACGAAGTAGATCTCTTCCAGAAACCGCAAACTACTCGCAAAACTCTTCGCAGGAAGAAAACGAACAACTTCACCGCTGCCGGAGTGAAGTTGCGGAGAGACATTGGAGGAACTACTCCTAATGCTAGAAGGAGTAGTAAGCCTGAAACTCCTCTACTTCGATGGAAGTTCAACGACGATAAGGAtaataatattcaagaaaacaatgCTTCTTCTATAAAGGAGGAAGAGCTTGATCGGAAATGTAGTAGTAGCCGGAATGTTGTGGTTTCTGCTAGGAAGTTAGCTGCTGGATTGTTTAGGCAGCAGTTGTTGCCCGAGGTCAACCATGGTCACAAGTTAGGGTTTCAGGTATTTTCACcataattgatttatttttttggttgcaAATTTAGGGCttttgtaatttggttgttgctACATTGCATTAGTTACTCCCCGTCTCAATTtgagtgtcttagtttgactggacatggagtttaagaaacaaAGCCAGGCTTTTGAATCTTGTTGTGGTCATAAATTAAAGtgtgtataatgtactaaaatgtactttgaatcttgtggttttaaacttgtCAGGTACGATGTTTGAGCTGTgtaacttactaaatatagaaagaggcatTTTTTAAGACAGACCAAAACGGAACACTTAAATTGGGGCGGAGGGAGTACTTGCTTTGTCCCAGTTTAATTTTGTGGATCTAAGCTATTTGCTAGCGTTTACATTATAAGGTACATTGACTTGGCATATTGATGAATTTAATAAAAGTATAAAAGCATTATGCTTTGGGTAGTTACGAGTAATAGAGAAATATGGAATCATGTTaccttattcaaaaaaaaaaaaaaaaaaaaaaaaaaaaaaaaaaaaaaaaaatagagaaatatGGAATCATTTCAGTATTCTATTCTTTCTTCTCGATTGAGATTTATCCTTTTAGACCCTTTGGTATAACTGATTGTCAATTAACACAAAGCAATATAtgaaatttggatttttctaaTGTATAGTAATTGATTCTTATCTATTAGCTTGCTTTTACATTAGTTAGATTACTGCTCACTGATTTGGCATTTTGATGAATTTGGTCAATGCAATTATGTTTTGGTAATTAGGAATAATGGAGAAAATTGGAATATTTAGTCTATTACTTCTCTCCATTGAGAATTGTCTCTTTCGGTCACTTTCGTGCAATTGGGGAGTACTTTCATGCTGCTTTCTTTAACTTTTCCAATTCTTGGATTTGTCGATCTTCCATTTTGTACTGCTGTAAAAGCCAGCTTTTGGGACCAAAACCATGGCCTTTTATGCCCATACTTTATTACCTTAGAGTTAGAGCAACGAGCAACTTAGAGggtgttgtgttgttgtagatcCCAAGTTGACAGGGATTGTGCACCACTTTggaattataatttttctttcttccacgcAGGCTGGTCGGGTTGAGATGccctttcattttcatcatcgtAGTAAAGTGCACAGCTCTCTCATTAATGATCCAGTGCAGAGTCCTCGATCTGTCTTTGGTCCAACAAATGGCCTTTTCCACAAGGTATGTGACTTTTTTCTTAAGATGTTCTGATGTGACTTTTTTCTTAAGATGTTCTGAGTCTTTCGTTACTATCTAAGATACTTAGATGGGGAAGTCCTAGATTTTTTAGGGCCCAGGGACATAGTCCTATACAATGTAGTAGGTGCAGAGAAACGAGATCGCCCCATATATTAGGGGGacataattttctcaaaatattaTGAATGCTGTTTTTGCTGTCTTAACCCTTACATATGGACATCATAGAGTTGTCGGGAATATGGATCTATGCGTGGTAGAATCCTCTTCTATTGGAGGGATGTAGTTCTCACAGAATGGCTAAATATTGTCTTAACTGTCTTAGCCCTTTATACGGGTAAGTCATGGAGTTGCCTGCGACATGGTCCTTTACAATGTAGTAGGTGCAGGAAATGAGGCTCCACTTATATTGGAGAAATCCTAGAGTTATGGCATATATATTCTTGTGGGATGGACTAGATGCATGAAAACGAGGTTTTAAGAGTCAAGACTCTCGGTCGTCATTATTATGCAAAAACTTTTCTGAATACTTTAATATTTGAGATATTTAAGACTCTTGATCATAGAATTTAAACACTATAGtcttctaatttttttgtttctgtTTTTCTTAGCTAACTTTTTTCATGCTTTTTACAGTATTTTTCCACGTATTTTATACTGCTTTGAACTGTTTGTCCTTGtgccgagggtctaccggaaacaacctccctacctCCCGGTAGGCTAAGGCCTGCGTAcgctctaccctccccagacccccacgatgtgggatttcactcggtatgttgtttttgttcttgttgtttttcTTAGCTAACCTTGTTGCAATTTTCTATATAATGTAGCCAGAACCCTCGCTTCAGTTTTCCCATTCTGCTATGGAGGGGTCGACAAAGTGGGATCCAGTTGGCTGGACAACTGCGGTGGAAACAAAGAAGACATATGGCTATCAGAAGGTTCTTGATCAACAAGTGAATACTGCTTCAATGATTTCTTCTCTCGAGGCAGAACTAGAGAGTGCTCGTGCCCGAGTTCATCAGCTTGAGATGGAGCGGCAGTCATCGAAAAAGAAACTCGAACAGTTTTTGAGGAAACTTAGTGAAGAAAAGGCTGTGTGGCGGAGCAAAGAGCATGAGAAAATTCGTGCAATTGTGGATGACATGAGAGCTGACTTCTCCCGAGAGAGGAAAAACCGAAAGAGGCTGGAAATAGTTAATTCCAAATTAGTTAATGAGTTGGCTGATGCCAAGTTAGCAGCAAAACGCTATTTGCAAAATTACGAAAAAGAAAGACAGGCTAGGGGGTTGATAGAAGAAGTGTGCGATGAATTGGCCAAAGAACTTGGAGAAGACAAGGCTGAGGTTGAGGAATTGAAGAGGGAATCTTTTAAGTTCACAGAGGAAGTagatgaagaaagaaagatgttGCAGATGGCTGAGGTTTGGCGTGAGGAACGGGTTCAGATGAAACTAGTTGATGCCAAGGTGATGATTGAAGAGAAGTATTCCCATATGAACAGGTTAATTGGAGAACTAGAATCATTTCTAAATTCTAGAGATATGAGTTTGGACGTGGAGGAGATGAAAAGAGCTGAGCAACTCCAAGAGGCCGCTGCTTCTGTGAATATTCGTGATATTAGAGAACTCACTTATGAACCTGCAAATCCAGATGATATTTTCGCCATTTTTGAGGACGGTCATTTTGTTGAACCTGATGAAAGGGAGATCCAGCCATGTACTGCATATAGTCCTGCCAGTTATGCCTCTAATCGTCGCCCTCTCAGTCCAGATGGTGGTGTTTACAACTTTAACAGATATTCtcatgcatatgtcaatcagaGTGATAATTTAGAGGAAGAGGGAAGTGACTGGGAAACAGTGACCCATCTTGAGGAGCAAGGCTCTAGTTATTCTCTTGAAGGAAGTATTTCATCTGTCAACAAGAATTGCCGGTACAGCAATGTATCAAGAAGTAGAGCAGACTCAGAGGGAATTGCTGATGATGGCACAGCGGTTACAGATATTAGTGAAGTATGTTCTGGACCAGCTCGGCAACTTACAGAGGTGTCATCTTTATCTAAGCTTTGGAAATCACGCCCGAGTAATGGAGACAATTTCAAAACAAATTCACATGAAGGAACTAATGGGACGCTGTCAAATGGAAGGCTGTCTAATGCGGCCATTCCGACTCCAGATCATGGTTCGAGTAAAGGTGGCTCTGACCTCGGCCAGGAGTGGAGTTCACCTGAGTC
It includes:
- the LOC132031365 gene encoding uncharacterized protein LOC132031365, with the protein product MMNITPNEVDLFQKPQTTRKTLRRKKTNNFTAAGVKLRRDIGGTTPNARRSSKPETPLLRWKFNDDKDNNIQENNASSIKEEELDRKCSSSRNVVVSARKLAAGLFRQQLLPEVNHGHKLGFQAGRVEMPFHFHHRSKVHSSLINDPVQSPRSVFGPTNGLFHKPEPSLQFSHSAMEGSTKWDPVGWTTAVETKKTYGYQKVLDQQVNTASMISSLEAELESARARVHQLEMERQSSKKKLEQFLRKLSEEKAVWRSKEHEKIRAIVDDMRADFSRERKNRKRLEIVNSKLVNELADAKLAAKRYLQNYEKERQARGLIEEVCDELAKELGEDKAEVEELKRESFKFTEEVDEERKMLQMAEVWREERVQMKLVDAKVMIEEKYSHMNRLIGELESFLNSRDMSLDVEEMKRAEQLQEAAASVNIRDIRELTYEPANPDDIFAIFEDGHFVEPDEREIQPCTAYSPASYASNRRPLSPDGGVYNFNRYSHAYVNQSDNLEEEGSDWETVTHLEEQGSSYSLEGSISSVNKNCRYSNVSRSRADSEGIADDGTAVTDISEVCSGPARQLTEVSSLSKLWKSRPSNGDNFKTNSHEGTNGTLSNGRLSNAAIPTPDHGSSKGGSDLGQEWSSPESGNSQITRGMKGCIEWPHNSQKKSLKAKLLQARTESQKVQLRQVLKQKI